One window from the genome of Hoplias malabaricus isolate fHopMal1 chromosome X2, fHopMal1.hap1, whole genome shotgun sequence encodes:
- the LOC136676569 gene encoding FH1/FH2 domain-containing protein 1-like isoform X3, whose translation MAVIQCRVQFLEDTDPFVCTNFPEPRRPLQYELNENLPLNELIAGVHKLLQAPLKLEECALQVAPNGNYLDLESSLVEQRDELEQFYEDVSVGKKPILILRTQLSVRVHSILEKLYNSHGPELRRSLFSLKQLFQDDKDLVPEFVNSDGLTCFIKVGAEADHNYQNYILRALSQIMLFVDGMNGVINHNETVQWLYTLTGSLSRLVVKTALKLLIVFVEYTESNSPLLIQAVNTVDGKKGVKSWSYLIDILEEKNGSDTELLVYTMTLINKALSALPDQDSFYDVTDCLEQQGMERIMQKHMTSRGIDPDLKQLFTTYENSLKYEDGEMDEASPHIRKERRKAASSDQEGRRSRRSSAQSFPDGPFPPSMPASSSSSSSVSSQSPTTDTPSSPVPPITVSPEPDSPSTSTTETPAQSPSSLPSPVVSNGTATNDLEQRLGRSFVSQYMAHMGISRRRLKKAGSITEEPSTPSKSTSPIAAPPQEKQTTQEQQNHTETKGSFKDTFLRNLAATHWEKRRPQLTKQHASVSECVSPEPDVYSPSTETVQPASEVTGHSGGLETQSPGGDSSSSSPSQSTLEKPEELHTTQENETGSSVHHQGSAVERHSTLSNDRKFMLDMLYSKSSTTVGTSSSSGPLSPSLENTFGDSAGSEDSGISSLAGRLSSLRSRTSVSSEDSSRQAELEGLGGSAQAARARLAEEQRQRQIRPQYSIDAETHARSLEKTKMTPLSRGSQDAWEQLQPNSRDLRIKDLDFSDLLEEEDIDVLDIDTFDTGLSNGIPPPPPTGGLLGSLPPPPPPPPPPGPAGLAPPPPPPPPPPPAPGSFGGLLPPPPPPPGVPPPSPSSFLAVDPAFIKKRKTVKLFWKELKQPDSPRKCKFGRGTVWASLDKVSLDTDKLEHLFESKAKDLPVAKKGAEVKRPEIHVLDPKRSNAINIGMTVLPAVHVIKIAILNFDEFAISKEGIEKILTMIPTEEEKQKIQEAQLANPDVPLGTAEQFLLTLSSISALTARLQLWAYKLNYESLEKEIAEPLFDLKLGMEQLAKNKTFKRILATLLAIGNFLNSSSAKGFELSYLEKVTEVKDTVHRQSLLHHCCNFVVDNFPDTTDVYSEISAITRSAKVDFEQLSDNLIQLERKCKTSWDNLKVMAKHETKLQLKNKMTEFLKDCTERIIILKVVHRRIINRFHSFLLYLGQPSYSVRDTKITQFCKIISEFSLEYRTTRERVLTQKRKRAAHRERTKTRGKMITETEKFSGAVPSISLDSPSPVSTAIEAEPAQEEHENMKNLLIANEKQSNLRRSRAVRSMGRISPLPSTGKEESANLQDDATDEIMDRLVKSVTHNPSERASSPKTRKRSRLNRKSLRRTLKSGLSVDVVQALGLNKATEKI comes from the exons AGAAGCTGTATAATTCCCATGGCCCTGAACTCCGTCGGTCGCTCTTCTCCTTAAAGCAGCTCTTTCAG GACGACAAGGACCTGGTGCCGGAGTTTGTGAACTCTGATGGTCTAACCTGTTTTATAAAAGTGGGTGCAGAAGCAGACCACAACTACCAGAACTACATCCTTAGAG CTCTCAGCCAAATCATGTTGTTTGTGGACGGCATGAATGGAGTCATAAACCATAATGAGACAGTGCAGTGGCTCTACACCCTTACTGGCAGCCTG TCTCGGCTGGTGGTGAAGACGGCCCTGAAGCTGCTGATAGTATTTGTTGAATACACAGAGTCAAACAGTCCCCTACTCATTCAGGCTGTTAACACAGTGGACGGGAAAAAAG GTGTCAAATCCTGGTCATACTTGATTGACATTCTGGAGGAGAAAAATGGGTCTGATACAGAGCTCCTTGTCTACACTATGACCCTCATCAACAAG GCTCTGTCAGCTCTCCCTGATCAGGACTCATTTTATGATGTGACAGATTGTCTTGAGCAACAGGGAATGGAACGAATAATGCAGAAGCACATGACCAGCCGAGGAATTGACCCTGATCTCAAGCAGCTGTTCACCACGTATGAG AATTCTTTGAAGTATGAAGACGGAGAGATGGATGAAGCCTCTCCTCACATCCGTAAGGAGAGGAGAAAAGCAGCCAGCAGTGATCAGGAGGGCCGGAGGAGCCGGAGGTCCTCAGCACAGAGCTTTCCAGATGGTCCTTTCCCTCCTTCTATGCCTgcctcttcatcatcatcatcatccgtTTCCTCACAAAGTCCAACTACAG ACACCCCATCCTCTCCTGTACCTCCTATCACTGTCAGCCCTGAGCCTGACAGCCCTTCCACCAGCACCACTGAGACCCCTGCTCAGAGCCCCTCCTCTCTACCATCCCCTGTGGTGAGCAACGGAACTGCTACCAATGACCTGGAGCAGCGCCT GGGTCGCTCTTTCGTGAGTCAGTACATGGCTCATATGGGGATTTCTAGGCGGAGGTTAAAAAAGGCGGGGTCTATAACAGAGGAGCCCTCCACTCCCTCCAAAAG CACATCTCCCATAGCGGCACCTCCCCAGGAGAAGCAGACGACTCAGGAGCAGCAGAACCACACAGAGACTAAAGGAAGCTTTAA AGACACATTTCTGCGCAATCTGGCAGCGACCCATTGGGAGAAGAGAAGGCCTCAGCTCACTAAGCAGCATGCGtctgtgagcgagtgtgtgtcacctgAACCAGACGTCTACTCTCCATCTACTGAGACAGTTCAGCCAGCCTCAGAAG tGACGGGTCACAGCGGTGGTCTGGAGACCCAGTCTccagggggagactccagcagTAGCAGCCCCTCCCAAAGCACACTGGAGAAGCCGGAAGAACTCCATACAACACAAGAGAATGAAACAG GGAGCAGTGTGCATCATCAGGGCAGCGCAGTGGAGCGACACAGCACCCTGTCTAATGACAGGAAGTTCATGCTGGACATGCTTTATTCAAAGTCCTCCACCACCGTTGGCACCAGCAGCAGTTCGGGGCCCTTAAGCCCCAgcctggagaacacatttgggGATAGTGCTGGGTCTGAGGACTCTGGGATCTCTAGCCTGGCAGGCCGTTTGTCCAGCTTGCGTTCTCGAACATCAGTGTCCAGTGAAGACTCATCCCGACAGGCAGAGCTGGAAGGGCTGGGGGGCAGTGCCCAGGCGGCAAGGGCAAGGCTAGCAGAGGAGCAGCGGCAGCGGCAGATACGACCGCAATACAGTATCGACGCTGAGACCCATGCCCGCAGCCTGGAAAAGACTAAGATGACCCCACTGTCCCGGGGTAGCCAGGATGCCTGGGAGCAACTCCAGCCCAACTCCAGAGACCTGCGCATCAAAGACCTGGACTTTTCTGACCTGCTGGAAGAAGAGGACATAGATGTACTGGACATAGACACTTTTGACACAGGTCTGTCTAATGGTatccctccacctccaccaacaGGAGGGTTACTAGGATCTCTTCCACCTCCGccacctccccctcctccacctGGGCCTGCAGGACTGGCCccacccccccctcctcctccacctcctcctcctgctcctggAAGTTTTGGTGGTCTTCTTCCACCTCCTCCCCCACCTCCTGGAGTGCCCCCACCATCACCTTCTTCTTTTCTAGCCGTGGACCCGGCATTCatcaaaaaaaggaaaacgGTTAAGCTGTTTTGGAAGGAGCTCAAGCAGCCTGACAGCCCCAGGAAATGCAAGTTCGGGAGGGGTACAGTGTGGGCATCTCTGGACAAGGTCAGCTTGGATACTGACAAGCTGGAGCATTTGTTTGAGTCCAAGGCTAAAGATCTTCCTGTGGCAAAG aaagGTGCTGAGGTGAAGAGGCCAGAGATACATGTCCTTGATCCTAAGAGGAGCAACGCCATCAACATTGGGATGACTGTTTTACCTGCTGTCCACGTCATCAAAATTGCTATTCTCAACTTTGATGAGTTTGCCATCAGTAAAGAAGGCATTGAG AAAATCCTGACCATGATTCCTACAGAAGAGGAAAAGCAAAAGATCCAGGAGGCTCAGCTGGCCAATCCAGATGTACCACTGGGTACAGCAGAACAGTTTTTACTCACTCTGTCCTCCATCAGTGCCTTAACTGCTCGCTTGCAGCTTTGGGCCTACAAACTGAACTACGAGAGCCTGGAGAAg GAGATAGCTGAGCCCCTCTTCGACCTGAAGCTCGGCATGGAGCAGCTCGCCAAGAACAAAACCTTCAAACGTATCTTAGCAACCCTGCTGGCAATCGGCAACTTTCTCAACAGCTCCAGT GCAAAGGGGTTTGAGCTGAGCTACCTGGAGAAAGTGACTGAAGTGAAGGACACTGTACATAGACAGTCCCTTCTCCATCACTGCTGTAACTTTGTGGTTGATAATTTCCCTGACACCACAGACGTCTACTCTGAGATTTCTGCCATTACCAGATCTGCTAAG GTGGACTTTGAGCAGTTGTCTGATAACCTGATCCAGCTGGAGAGGAAGTGTAAGACCTCATGGGACAACCTGAAGGTGATGGCCAAACACGAGACCAAACTTCAGCTGAAGAACAAAATGACGGAGTTTCTCAAAGACTGCACAGAGAGGATCATCATTCTGAAAGTGGTGCACAGACGCATCATCAACAG ATTTCACTCATTTCTTTTGTACTTGGGTCAGCCCTCATACTCTGTTCGGGACACTAAAATAACTCAGTTCTGTAAGATAATCAGTGAGTTCTCCCTGGAGTACCGGACCACCAGAGAGAGGGTCCTCACCCAGAAACGGAAGCGTGCGGCCCATCGGGAACGCACAAAGACTCGGGGCAAAATGATCACTGAG ACAGAGAAATTCTCTGGAGCTGTCCCATCCATCTCTCTGGATAGTCCCTCCCCTGTCTCCACGGCGATAGAGGCTGAGCCAGCACAAGAGGAACACGAGAACATGAAGAACCTGCTTATTGCTAATGAAAAACAGAGCAATCTACGCAGGTCCCGCGCTGTACGAA GTATGGGAAGAATTAGTCCGTTACCATCTACAGGCAAAGAGGAAAGTGCAAACTTGCAAGATGACGCCACAGATGAGATCATGGACAGACTGGTCAAGTCTGTTACTCACAATCCCTCAGAGAGGGCGTCTAGTCCTAAAACACGGAAGAGATCACGGCTGAACAGGAAGTCAT TACGAAGGACACTGAAGAGTGGACTCAGTGTGGACGTGGTGCAGGCACTAGGTCTCAACAAGGCTACTGAAAAGATCTGA